In a single window of the uncultured Pseudodesulfovibrio sp. genome:
- the murJ gene encoding murein biosynthesis integral membrane protein MurJ, whose product MSDHGRRIARNAAVVAGATLVSRLLGFVRDIIVAFALGAGLFADAFFVAFRIPNLLRRLFGEGSLTMAFIPIYSRLIEEEGEEAAQAMARSAAIWLAVVLIGITLVVELLARPLTMTIAPGFLDNVEQFTVTVDLLRICFPYVVLICGVALCMGILNSRNHFLAPALAPVALNVSLIGSALFGYFAGYNVAYCMAYGVLIGGVAQWLLQQPFLTRTGFSWRGPWSWRNKGVARMGMLMLPTVFGAAVYQLNILLGTLLASFLPMGSVSYLYYADRLVQFPLGVFGIAISTAALPSLSRLAAKGEMEDYDEALSASLGLTLFISLPAAAGLIGLAAPVIGLLFERGAFTPMAVTATANALVAYSVGLPFIALSRPLVAGFYALEDTRTPVKIAVLCLVANIGLGLLFMQSLAHVGLALAVSASSLLNFLLLYVLLARKRGSSLLPAWAALRMTLLSALIGVGAYLSASLQPWWVLFIPVWIAVYMFLSLAMGLKEARLFADMFRSRLRRKLTGRK is encoded by the coding sequence GTGAGCGATCACGGTAGACGCATAGCCCGAAACGCGGCGGTGGTGGCGGGAGCCACCCTGGTATCGCGCCTTTTGGGGTTCGTTAGAGACATCATCGTTGCCTTTGCTCTGGGCGCGGGTTTGTTCGCGGACGCCTTCTTCGTGGCCTTCCGAATTCCGAATCTGCTCCGGAGGCTGTTCGGCGAGGGATCGCTGACCATGGCCTTCATCCCCATCTATTCCCGGCTGATTGAGGAGGAAGGTGAGGAGGCGGCCCAGGCCATGGCCCGGTCGGCCGCCATCTGGCTGGCCGTGGTGCTCATCGGCATCACTCTCGTCGTCGAGCTGCTGGCCCGTCCGCTGACCATGACCATCGCCCCGGGATTCCTGGACAACGTCGAGCAGTTCACGGTCACGGTAGACCTGTTGCGCATCTGCTTCCCGTACGTGGTGCTCATCTGCGGCGTGGCCCTGTGCATGGGCATCCTCAACTCGCGCAACCACTTCCTGGCCCCAGCCCTGGCTCCGGTGGCCCTGAACGTTTCGCTCATCGGTTCGGCCCTGTTCGGATATTTCGCGGGCTACAACGTGGCCTACTGCATGGCCTACGGCGTGCTTATCGGCGGTGTGGCCCAGTGGCTGCTGCAACAGCCGTTTCTGACGCGCACAGGATTCTCCTGGCGCGGGCCGTGGTCCTGGCGCAACAAGGGCGTGGCGCGCATGGGCATGCTCATGCTTCCCACGGTCTTCGGCGCGGCGGTGTACCAACTCAATATCCTGCTCGGCACCCTGCTGGCCTCGTTCCTGCCCATGGGGTCCGTGTCCTATCTCTACTACGCGGACCGGCTGGTCCAGTTCCCGCTGGGCGTGTTCGGCATCGCCATCAGCACGGCGGCCCTGCCTTCCCTGTCCAGGCTGGCTGCCAAGGGTGAGATGGAGGACTACGACGAAGCCCTGTCCGCTTCCCTCGGCCTGACGCTGTTCATCAGCCTGCCAGCCGCCGCCGGGCTCATCGGGCTGGCCGCGCCTGTCATCGGTCTGCTCTTCGAGCGCGGAGCGTTCACACCCATGGCGGTTACGGCCACGGCCAACGCCCTGGTGGCCTACTCGGTCGGGCTGCCGTTCATCGCCCTGTCGCGCCCCCTGGTGGCAGGGTTCTACGCCCTGGAGGACACCCGCACTCCGGTCAAGATCGCGGTCCTCTGTCTGGTGGCAAACATCGGACTGGGCCTGCTGTTCATGCAGTCGCTGGCCCACGTCGGCCTGGCCCTGGCCGTGAGCGCCTCCTCCCTGCTCAATTTCCTTCTGCTGTATGTACTTCTGGCCCGCAAGCGAGGCTCGTCCCTCCTGCCCGCCTGGGCGGCCCTGCGCATGACCCTGCTGTCCGCCCTCATCGGCGTGGGCGCGTATCTCAGCGCGTCCCTGCAGCCATGGTGGGTGCTGTTCATACCGGTCTGGATCGCGGTCTACATGTTCCTGTCCCTGGCCATGGGCCTGAAGGAGGCCCGCCTGTTCGCGGACATGTTCCGCTCCCGGTTGCGGCGCAAGCTGACGGGGCGCAAATGA
- a CDS encoding efflux RND transporter permease subunit yields MQPDTSRVEGLLPSFVRYFLTSQMSIILALASLLVGVAAIMVTPREEEPQIVVPMADVLVQVPGASAEEVEKLVTTPLERLLWQIDGVEYVYSTSSKDQTAVTVRFYVGENREDSLLKLYNTIMKNQDLAPSIVSGWVVKPVEIDDVPIVTLTLHADHGYEGRYSDFDLRRMAEELFHRLAEVEDVSRVRLYSGRSREVRVELHPDRMAGFHVSPKEIATALSGADRSLPAGHFMAGDTDTPVVSESFLLSAEDAASLVVGVFDNKPVYLRDVADIIDGPTEPGSYSRIGFSDLYMTGHGKKPENVSRPAVTIGLSKKKGVNAVGVADAVIERAKELERDVLPEGVTLTVTRDYGQTAHAKVNDLLSSLLFAIITVIALLAFTLGWREALVVALAVPMSFSLALFVNYLMGYTINRVTLFALILSLGLVVDDPITNVDNIQRHIRMGLRDPLEATLAAVKEVLPPVILSTLAIIVSFAPLFFITGMMGPYMAPMAANVPLTVSFSTVAALTVVPWMAYLLLRNHEPKRPRPEEGKPEKKVGTRLLRFYGAAITPFLNTARNRWLLLIGILAGLGLCAGLVLMRMVPLKMLPFDNKNEFQILVDMPEGTTLERTDRAVRDFEAYLRTVPEVTDFVTYAGQPSPMDFNGMVRHYYWREQPNLADIRVNLKDKSERSMQSHAIGLRLRNNLQAIADRNGVRMKLVETPPGPPVIATLTAEIYGRPSMDYSSLIQGARRLESTMGTLPGLVDLDDSSETDRTMYDFVLDKEKAALHGVTTADVVETLRLALSGSTPANVHLPNERQPLPVRLVLPVSLRTGPDTLGELRMKTASGAMVPLAELGSFRKVPAEQPIYHKNLRRVAYVYAETAGIPPGEAVLDLQSMLRKDPLQPGLNTEWAGEGEWKITLDVFRDLGIAFGAALIGIFILLVGQTGSFVMPTLIMSAIPLTLLGILPGFWLLNVVAGDTVGGFGDPVFFTATSMIGMIALGGIVIRNSLVLIEFIQSEVKDGKPLKEAIVQSGAVRMRPIVLTALTTALGAWPITLDPIFSGLAWALIFGLVASTLFTLVVVPSGYYALYGGKANGDGEKA; encoded by the coding sequence ATGCAACCCGACACTTCCAGAGTCGAAGGACTGTTGCCGTCCTTTGTCCGCTATTTCCTGACCTCCCAGATGTCCATCATCCTGGCGCTGGCCTCGCTTCTGGTCGGTGTGGCCGCCATCATGGTCACCCCGCGCGAGGAGGAGCCGCAGATCGTCGTACCCATGGCCGACGTTCTGGTGCAGGTTCCCGGAGCGTCCGCCGAAGAGGTGGAGAAGCTGGTGACAACGCCGCTCGAGCGGCTGCTCTGGCAGATAGACGGGGTGGAGTACGTCTACTCCACATCCAGCAAGGACCAGACCGCCGTGACCGTCCGCTTTTACGTGGGAGAGAACCGCGAGGACTCGCTGCTCAAGCTGTACAACACGATCATGAAGAACCAGGACCTGGCTCCGTCCATCGTGTCGGGCTGGGTGGTCAAGCCGGTGGAGATCGACGACGTCCCCATCGTCACCCTGACACTGCACGCGGACCACGGCTACGAGGGGCGCTATTCCGATTTCGATTTGCGGCGCATGGCCGAGGAGCTGTTTCACAGGCTGGCCGAGGTGGAGGACGTTTCCCGAGTACGCCTGTACTCGGGCCGGTCTCGCGAGGTGCGCGTGGAGCTGCACCCGGATCGCATGGCCGGGTTCCACGTTTCACCCAAGGAGATCGCAACGGCCCTTTCGGGCGCGGACCGCTCCCTGCCCGCCGGGCATTTCATGGCCGGCGACACGGACACCCCGGTGGTCAGCGAATCCTTTCTGCTGTCCGCCGAAGACGCCGCATCCCTGGTGGTCGGCGTGTTCGACAACAAGCCGGTGTACCTGCGCGACGTGGCCGATATCATCGACGGCCCGACCGAACCGGGCAGCTATTCGCGCATCGGCTTTTCCGACCTGTACATGACCGGACACGGCAAGAAGCCCGAGAACGTCTCGCGGCCAGCCGTGACCATCGGCCTGTCCAAGAAGAAGGGCGTCAACGCCGTGGGTGTGGCCGACGCGGTCATCGAGCGCGCCAAGGAACTGGAACGGGACGTCCTGCCCGAGGGCGTGACCCTGACCGTAACCCGCGACTACGGCCAGACCGCCCACGCCAAGGTCAACGATCTGCTCTCCTCCCTGCTTTTCGCCATCATCACCGTCATCGCCCTGCTCGCCTTCACCCTGGGCTGGCGCGAGGCCCTGGTGGTCGCCCTGGCCGTCCCCATGAGCTTTTCGCTGGCCCTGTTCGTCAACTATCTCATGGGCTACACCATCAACCGGGTGACCCTGTTCGCGCTCATCCTCTCGCTCGGCCTGGTGGTGGACGACCCCATCACCAACGTGGACAACATCCAGCGGCACATCCGCATGGGGCTGCGCGACCCGCTCGAGGCAACCCTGGCCGCCGTGAAGGAGGTCCTGCCCCCGGTCATTCTGTCCACCCTGGCGATCATCGTTTCCTTTGCCCCGCTCTTTTTCATCACCGGCATGATGGGGCCGTATATGGCCCCCATGGCCGCCAACGTTCCCCTGACCGTGTCCTTCTCCACCGTGGCCGCCCTGACCGTGGTGCCGTGGATGGCCTACCTGCTGCTGCGCAACCACGAGCCCAAACGGCCCAGACCCGAGGAAGGCAAGCCGGAAAAAAAGGTCGGTACCCGGCTGCTGCGCTTCTACGGCGCAGCCATCACCCCGTTTCTGAACACAGCCCGCAACCGCTGGCTGCTGCTCATCGGCATCCTGGCCGGGCTCGGCCTGTGCGCGGGGCTGGTGCTCATGCGCATGGTGCCGCTCAAGATGCTGCCCTTCGACAACAAGAATGAATTCCAGATACTCGTGGATATGCCCGAAGGAACCACCCTGGAGCGGACCGACCGGGCCGTACGGGACTTCGAGGCGTATCTGCGCACCGTGCCCGAAGTGACCGACTTCGTGACCTATGCGGGCCAGCCCTCGCCCATGGACTTCAACGGCATGGTCCGCCATTACTATTGGCGCGAACAACCCAACCTCGCGGACATCCGCGTCAACCTGAAGGACAAATCCGAACGGTCCATGCAGTCCCATGCCATCGGCCTGCGGCTGCGCAACAATCTCCAGGCCATCGCAGACAGAAACGGTGTGCGCATGAAACTCGTGGAGACTCCGCCCGGCCCACCGGTCATCGCCACCCTGACGGCTGAAATATACGGCCGCCCCAGCATGGACTACAGCTCGCTCATCCAGGGCGCGCGCCGTCTTGAATCGACCATGGGGACCCTGCCCGGTTTGGTGGATCTGGACGATTCTTCCGAGACCGACCGGACCATGTACGACTTCGTCCTGGACAAGGAAAAGGCCGCCCTGCATGGCGTAACCACCGCCGATGTGGTCGAGACCTTGCGTCTGGCCCTGTCCGGCTCCACACCGGCCAACGTGCACCTGCCGAACGAGCGCCAGCCCCTGCCCGTGCGTCTGGTCCTGCCCGTGAGCCTGCGCACCGGGCCGGACACCCTGGGCGAGTTGCGCATGAAGACCGCGTCCGGGGCCATGGTTCCCCTGGCCGAGCTCGGCTCCTTCCGCAAGGTCCCGGCCGAGCAGCCCATCTACCACAAGAACCTCCGGCGCGTGGCCTATGTCTACGCCGAAACCGCGGGTATCCCGCCCGGGGAGGCGGTCCTGGACCTCCAGTCCATGCTCAGGAAGGACCCGCTGCAACCCGGGTTGAACACCGAGTGGGCGGGCGAGGGCGAATGGAAGATTACCCTGGACGTATTCCGCGACCTGGGCATCGCCTTCGGTGCCGCACTGATCGGCATCTTCATCCTGCTCGTGGGGCAGACCGGCTCGTTCGTCATGCCCACCCTGATCATGTCCGCCATCCCCCTGACACTGCTCGGTATCCTGCCCGGATTCTGGCTGCTCAACGTTGTTGCGGGCGATACGGTAGGCGGTTTCGGTGACCCGGTCTTCTTCACCGCCACGTCCATGATCGGCATGATCGCGCTGGGCGGCATCGTTATCCGCAACTCGCTCGTGCTCATCGAGTTCATCCAGTCCGAGGTCAAGGACGGCAAGCCATTGAAAGAGGCCATCGTCCAATCCGGCGCCGTGCGCATGCGGCCCATCGTGCTCACCGCCCTGACCACCGCGCTGGGCGCTTGGCCCATCACCCTGGACCCCATCTTCTCCGGCCTGGCCTGGGCTCTCATCTTCGGCCTGGTCGCCTCAACCCTGTTCACGCTGGTCGTGGTCCCGAGCGGGTATTACGCGCTGTACGGCGGAAAGGCGAACGGGGACGGAGAGAAGGCTTAA
- a CDS encoding nitroreductase family protein, protein MIVIDAEKCVRDGFCVQACPVNLIKMDGSSVPEEVEGAADRCIRCGHCVDVCPINALDNALTPAGDYLPVPEDLPDADAMENLLISRRSARAFRKKPIAREQLERLLEMARRAPTASNAQKLSWTMIQDPERLNRVRELSLEWMGTDPSRERYMEAARQGRDVILRDATALAVVHGPADYFWTAIDGTLALTYMELLAATMGLGTCWAGLITFASTAVPDLLPVLGVPEGNKVGGAIMLGHPRLKHRLIPPRNAARVTWL, encoded by the coding sequence ATGATCGTCATTGATGCCGAAAAATGTGTTCGCGACGGCTTCTGCGTCCAGGCTTGTCCCGTAAATCTGATCAAGATGGATGGCAGCTCCGTACCCGAGGAGGTCGAAGGGGCTGCCGATCGCTGTATCCGGTGCGGCCACTGTGTGGACGTCTGCCCGATCAATGCCCTGGACAATGCGCTGACACCGGCCGGGGATTATCTTCCTGTTCCCGAAGATCTGCCAGACGCCGACGCCATGGAAAATCTGCTCATTTCGCGCCGTTCCGCACGCGCTTTCCGCAAAAAGCCCATAGCGCGCGAGCAGCTGGAGCGGTTGCTGGAAATGGCCCGGCGCGCCCCTACGGCCTCCAACGCCCAGAAACTGTCCTGGACCATGATTCAGGATCCTGAACGGCTGAACCGCGTTCGGGAGCTGTCGCTGGAGTGGATGGGTACCGACCCGTCGCGTGAGCGCTACATGGAAGCGGCCCGTCAGGGGCGGGACGTGATCCTGCGCGATGCCACGGCATTGGCCGTCGTTCACGGCCCTGCGGACTATTTCTGGACGGCCATCGACGGCACCCTTGCGCTGACCTACATGGAACTGCTGGCCGCGACCATGGGACTGGGCACCTGCTGGGCCGGGCTGATCACCTTTGCGAGCACGGCGGTCCCGGACCTGCTCCCGGTGCTGGGCGTGCCGGAAGGAAACAAGGTGGGCGGTGCGATCATGCTGGGCCATCCCCGGCTGAAGCATCGTCTCATCCCGCCCCGGAATGCGGCGCGGGTTACCTGGCTGTAA
- a CDS encoding AAA family ATPase codes for MITKIIIDNFMAHEHTELELGPGVTILTGSNNTGKSAVVEALRCLATNPARSPNPALYIRHGAKEARVEVEVDDGTRVVWVRTKRWAKYEVWAPDAEEPEEYHKLQGRVPEDVARVLRLDQVELETRKDSVDVHLGNQRDPVFLLNQPDSVMAEFFAASTESAHLLAMQNALKIRVRDAKREERALLDQADRVGSDLDRLAPLPDINRRMEQAEDLEKEATALERAIPALESGLAEHRALVAALDREQALGRVLAGILPPPPVQDVDRLKRHIGSMESVSAQQAQAARSAGALAGLGTPPDTADTAPLRNLLRDLAGTVATLNQTSRQQTALAGLTAPPDREDTTRLSGMVDQLYILRSRQKRLARLETVLGNIAEPPAPSPLDKLGNTVTEIAVLTNKISERQAEMETLETDLQSVVVAMEERIRAIGCCPVCGGDLTTDSFLDHGCRHGA; via the coding sequence ATGATTACCAAAATCATTATCGATAACTTTATGGCTCACGAGCATACCGAGCTTGAGCTCGGCCCTGGCGTGACCATCCTGACCGGTTCCAACAACACCGGAAAGTCCGCCGTGGTCGAGGCCCTGCGGTGCCTGGCCACCAATCCGGCGCGCAGCCCGAACCCGGCCCTGTACATCCGCCACGGGGCCAAGGAGGCGCGCGTGGAGGTGGAGGTGGACGACGGTACGCGCGTGGTCTGGGTGCGCACCAAGCGGTGGGCCAAGTATGAAGTCTGGGCACCGGACGCCGAGGAGCCGGAGGAGTATCACAAGCTCCAGGGGCGGGTACCCGAGGACGTGGCCAGGGTGCTTCGTCTGGACCAGGTGGAGCTGGAGACGCGCAAGGATTCCGTGGACGTGCATTTGGGCAACCAGCGCGATCCGGTCTTCCTGCTCAACCAGCCCGATTCCGTCATGGCCGAATTTTTTGCCGCGTCCACCGAGTCCGCACACCTGCTGGCCATGCAGAACGCCCTCAAGATACGCGTACGCGACGCCAAACGTGAGGAACGGGCCCTGTTGGACCAGGCGGACCGGGTCGGCTCGGACCTGGACCGCCTCGCCCCCCTGCCGGACATCAACCGGCGCATGGAGCAGGCCGAGGATTTGGAAAAGGAGGCCACCGCACTGGAGCGGGCCATCCCGGCCCTTGAGTCGGGGCTGGCCGAACATCGCGCCCTCGTCGCCGCCCTGGACCGCGAACAGGCCCTGGGGAGGGTACTTGCAGGGATACTCCCTCCGCCCCCGGTTCAGGACGTGGACCGGCTGAAGCGGCACATAGGGTCCATGGAGTCGGTCTCCGCGCAACAGGCGCAGGCCGCGCGCAGCGCCGGGGCTCTGGCCGGACTCGGTACTCCCCCTGACACGGCGGACACCGCGCCTTTGCGAAACCTGCTGCGTGATCTTGCCGGTACCGTTGCGACCCTGAACCAGACCTCACGCCAGCAGACGGCCCTGGCCGGGCTGACCGCCCCGCCGGACCGGGAGGACACGACGCGACTGTCCGGGATGGTTGACCAACTGTATATCCTGCGGTCCCGCCAAAAGCGGCTGGCCCGCCTGGAAACGGTCTTGGGGAACATTGCGGAACCGCCCGCGCCCTCGCCTCTGGACAAGCTCGGGAATACTGTCACCGAAATTGCCGTATTAACGAATAAAATTTCTGAACGACAAGCGGAAATGGAAACGCTGGAAACGGACTTGCAGTCCGTTGTGGTCGCCATGGAGGAACGTATCCGGGCCATCGGCTGCTGCCCGGTCTGCGGCGGCGACCTGACCACCGATTCCTTCCTGGACCACGGGTGCAGACATGGCGCTTGA
- a CDS encoding C-GCAxxG-C-C family (seleno)protein: MASDFVKDRLLELFGDNNFLCAESVVQVIAEAGGRESRDVVRAATGFCSGVSRTCGQCGVVTGAIMGIGLYAGRDKAGEDHEACYALVQELLDRFDDRYGSINCFELIQCHFTDPDDKARYRRDNLRLDCYRMAVFAAETALSILREHGYLPDEADWIKTRLAPCGLLCGKCAAFDGGPIHQASRELRDQLGPNFAAYAKRFEAMNPAFANYPAFAELLDFLAQGSCTGCREQGCLFQACHVPDCARQHGVNYCFECDAFPCEEHGMPDRLADVWQRNNEKMRECGCEKWYRKLKDKPRYP, encoded by the coding sequence ATGGCGAGCGACTTCGTTAAGGACCGGCTGCTGGAGCTGTTCGGGGACAATAATTTTCTGTGTGCCGAATCCGTGGTCCAGGTCATAGCCGAGGCGGGCGGGCGTGAGAGCCGGGATGTGGTCCGCGCGGCCACCGGCTTTTGCAGCGGCGTGTCTCGAACCTGCGGGCAGTGCGGCGTGGTCACCGGCGCCATCATGGGCATCGGCCTATACGCAGGGCGGGACAAAGCCGGAGAGGACCACGAGGCGTGTTACGCTCTGGTCCAGGAACTGCTGGACCGTTTTGACGACCGATACGGGTCCATCAACTGTTTCGAGCTGATCCAGTGCCACTTCACCGACCCGGACGACAAGGCCCGTTATCGCCGCGACAACCTGCGACTCGACTGCTACCGCATGGCCGTGTTCGCGGCCGAGACCGCCCTTTCCATTCTCCGGGAACATGGCTACCTTCCGGATGAGGCTGATTGGATTAAAACCAGGCTCGCTCCGTGCGGCCTGCTCTGCGGCAAGTGCGCCGCCTTTGACGGCGGGCCCATCCATCAGGCCAGCCGGGAGCTGCGCGACCAGCTCGGGCCGAACTTCGCGGCCTACGCCAAGCGGTTCGAGGCCATGAACCCGGCTTTCGCCAACTACCCGGCCTTTGCCGAACTGCTCGATTTCCTGGCGCAAGGGTCCTGCACGGGGTGCCGGGAGCAGGGGTGTCTGTTCCAGGCCTGCCATGTCCCGGACTGTGCCCGGCAGCACGGCGTGAACTACTGTTTCGAATGCGATGCGTTCCCCTGCGAAGAACACGGTATGCCCGACCGCCTGGCAGACGTATGGCAAAGGAACAATGAGAAGATGCGCGAGTGCGGTTGTGAAAAATGGTATCGGAAACTCAAGGATAAACCTAGATATCCGTAA
- a CDS encoding efflux RND transporter periplasmic adaptor subunit — MRKTILNILSIVLVLSLLAGCGQEPAEPAKKGPGYEPASTTVAERAVLPRLFDAVGTVQAKTDIRVEAQVTGRVLDVLVRPGDRVAKGDKLVVMDSRASNTRLDRSRQALASARSQVAQARDVLASAKAAFTKSESTYRRMSQLFEQKVVTAEEVEKAESEYLQAKAALSRAEQGVSGAEAQAREADKVVQEAEIDLGYTTITAQEAGEVAKRLVEPGDLAFPNKELLTLHTSGALHLEAMVREALIGRIKLGDTLSVVITALSDKTPLTGVVQEIEPLADPVTRSFLVKIRLPDRAGLYPGMFGRLLIPLGERETVQVPKSAVRHVGQLETVMVQGENGWQPTYVRTGQAVGGNIEILSGLSGGETVGLDAEGSR, encoded by the coding sequence ATGCGAAAAACAATCCTGAACATATTGTCAATTGTCCTTGTCTTGTCGTTGCTGGCCGGTTGTGGGCAGGAGCCTGCGGAGCCTGCAAAGAAAGGACCGGGGTACGAGCCCGCGTCCACGACCGTGGCCGAACGCGCGGTCCTGCCGCGTCTGTTCGACGCAGTGGGTACGGTCCAGGCCAAGACCGACATCCGGGTGGAGGCCCAGGTCACGGGCCGGGTGCTCGATGTTCTGGTCCGGCCCGGCGACCGTGTGGCCAAGGGCGACAAACTGGTGGTGATGGACAGCCGCGCCTCCAATACCCGCCTGGACCGTTCCCGCCAGGCATTGGCCTCGGCCCGCAGCCAGGTGGCTCAGGCGCGTGACGTGCTGGCTTCGGCCAAGGCCGCCTTCACCAAGTCCGAATCCACCTATCGGCGCATGAGCCAACTCTTCGAACAGAAGGTGGTCACGGCCGAGGAAGTGGAAAAGGCCGAGTCCGAGTATCTGCAGGCCAAGGCCGCGTTGAGCCGGGCCGAGCAGGGCGTGTCCGGGGCCGAAGCCCAGGCGCGTGAGGCGGATAAAGTGGTACAGGAAGCCGAGATCGACCTGGGCTACACGACCATAACGGCTCAGGAAGCGGGCGAGGTGGCCAAACGTCTGGTGGAGCCGGGCGACCTGGCTTTTCCGAACAAGGAACTTTTGACCCTGCACACCAGTGGAGCCCTGCATCTGGAGGCCATGGTCCGCGAGGCGCTCATCGGGCGCATCAAGCTCGGCGATACCCTGTCCGTGGTCATTACGGCCCTGAGCGACAAGACGCCGTTGACCGGCGTGGTTCAGGAGATCGAGCCGTTGGCGGACCCCGTTACACGTTCGTTTCTGGTCAAGATCAGACTGCCCGACCGGGCCGGTCTGTACCCCGGCATGTTCGGCCGTCTGCTGATACCTCTGGGCGAGCGCGAGACCGTGCAGGTGCCCAAGTCGGCTGTCCGCCATGTGGGCCAGCTCGAAACCGTCATGGTCCAGGGCGAGAACGGTTGGCAGCCGACCTATGTGCGCACGGGCCAGGCTGTTGGCGGCAATATCGAGATTCTGTCCGGCCTGTCCGGCGGTGAGACCGTGGGCCTGGATGCGGAGGGGAGCCGCTGA
- a CDS encoding methyltransferase, with translation MSGVETKTILERRAYFPRGLVQPEGGYRFSLDSLLLASFVNVTRGQTGLDLGCGCGVIGLALLLRQPGLRLTGIELNPHSTMAAEENTTNLHLTDKLTIEQGDVADWRPEGVVDFVVANPPYRKLGQGRESVGEGRKNARFEGTGTFESFSRCAANALKTRGRFAFVHLPERLPEIMADLAGAGLAPKRLRMVHGKVDQEARMVLIETVKAASPGLRVEPPLILHEGAGKNTRLSRQALNFCPFLACNSQEQEDT, from the coding sequence ATGAGCGGCGTGGAAACCAAGACCATCCTCGAACGGCGCGCCTATTTTCCGCGCGGCCTGGTCCAACCCGAGGGCGGCTACCGCTTCTCCCTGGACTCCCTGCTTCTGGCCTCCTTCGTCAACGTGACGCGTGGGCAAACAGGCCTGGACCTGGGCTGCGGCTGCGGAGTCATCGGACTTGCCTTGCTCCTTCGTCAGCCTGGACTCCGCCTTACCGGTATCGAGCTTAATCCCCATTCCACAATGGCGGCCGAAGAGAACACGACCAACCTTCACCTTACCGATAAGTTGACGATAGAGCAGGGCGACGTAGCCGACTGGCGCCCGGAGGGCGTGGTCGATTTCGTGGTTGCCAACCCACCCTACCGCAAGCTCGGCCAGGGTAGGGAAAGCGTGGGCGAGGGGCGGAAAAACGCCCGGTTCGAGGGAACCGGAACCTTTGAATCCTTTTCCCGATGCGCGGCCAATGCCCTCAAGACAAGAGGCCGTTTCGCCTTCGTGCACCTGCCCGAACGACTGCCCGAGATCATGGCCGATCTGGCCGGGGCAGGTCTGGCCCCCAAGCGGTTGCGCATGGTCCACGGCAAGGTAGACCAGGAAGCCCGCATGGTCCTCATCGAAACGGTCAAGGCGGCCAGCCCGGGTCTGCGCGTGGAGCCGCCCCTGATTTTGCACGAGGGGGCGGGCAAAAATACCCGGTTGAGCCGGCAGGCCCTGAATTTCTGTCCTTTTCTAGCCTGCAATTCCCAAGAGCAAGAGGATACATAG
- a CDS encoding metallophosphoesterase — protein MALEHIKANGLFLVADPHLADHPPGQRLEGYLDQIMDKLIACLNRADELGMAIVLLGDLFHWPRDNSNRMLVELIRLFGGRTADKTVHVLVGNHDKYQSRFTDDVSLAVLETAGAVRLMKEPGPQFILDTPEGSVLIGASPDGASLPKEYAHEEGDPDTVIWLTHHNIRFPEFIDRAYSIKELPGIDWLINGHIHRPQPTVTKGQTTWANPGNITRLTFTRRSMTRQPAAAIWTPGCEELETWVIPHLTFDQVFPDQDLPPEEQEIEGESNFIKGLERLAWQRTHEGTGLRQFLNENLSTETPEGKLIWELYEEVVNGE, from the coding sequence ATGGCGCTTGAACACATCAAGGCAAACGGCCTGTTCCTGGTGGCCGACCCGCATCTGGCAGACCATCCCCCCGGCCAACGGCTGGAAGGGTATCTGGACCAGATCATGGACAAGCTCATCGCCTGCCTGAACCGGGCAGACGAGCTGGGAATGGCCATTGTCCTGCTCGGTGATCTCTTCCACTGGCCGCGCGACAACTCCAACCGCATGCTTGTGGAACTCATCCGGCTGTTCGGCGGACGCACCGCGGACAAGACCGTGCATGTCCTGGTGGGCAACCACGACAAGTATCAGTCGCGTTTCACGGACGACGTGTCACTGGCCGTACTCGAAACGGCGGGTGCCGTGCGGCTGATGAAGGAGCCCGGTCCGCAGTTCATTCTGGACACACCGGAAGGCTCGGTCCTGATCGGGGCCAGCCCTGACGGCGCTTCCCTGCCCAAGGAGTATGCGCACGAAGAGGGGGACCCGGATACCGTCATCTGGCTAACCCACCACAACATCCGCTTTCCGGAGTTCATCGACCGGGCCTATTCCATCAAGGAACTGCCTGGCATCGACTGGCTCATCAACGGGCATATCCACCGTCCCCAACCCACGGTGACCAAGGGGCAGACCACCTGGGCCAACCCCGGCAACATCACCCGCCTGACCTTCACCCGCCGGTCCATGACCCGCCAGCCCGCCGCCGCCATCTGGACGCCCGGTTGCGAGGAGTTGGAGACCTGGGTGATCCCGCATCTCACCTTTGACCAGGTCTTTCCGGACCAGGATCTGCCCCCTGAGGAGCAGGAGATTGAGGGCGAATCGAATTTCATCAAGGGTTTGGAACGACTGGCCTGGCAACGCACGCACGAGGGCACGGGCCTGCGACAGTTTCTGAACGAAAACCTGAGCACCGAAACCCCGGAGGGCAAGCTCATCTGGGAACTCTACGAGGAGGTCGTCAACGGTGAATAA